GACGGGATTATCCGCGACAGCACCCTGCGCCTACTGCGAGAAGCCTCGTACACTCTGGGCACCCGCGTACTGTCCTACGATCCACTGTCACAAATGACCGGTGAGGACGTAGGCGTTCTCCAAGCTACCTTGCAGGAACTCGGCTTCCACGATGCCCGAGTAGACGGCCACTTTGGCCCGAAGACCGATGCCTCTGTACGTGAATACCAGCTCAATTACGGGCTGGAGCCCGACGGTATCTGTGGTCCCGTTACTCTCCGGGCGCTCAGCTACTTGGGCAGGAGGGTTACTGGTGGCTCTGTAAACGCCTTCCACGAGAAGGAAATACTGCGCACGATGGGGCCGAAGCTCTCTGGAAAGCGCATTGTCATTGATCCAGGTCTTGGGGCAGGGGAGCCCGGCATTGTGGTCGACGGCCCTTACGGTCAGATTTCTGAAGAAGAGATTCTTTGGGATTTGGCCTCTCGCATTGAGGGTCGCCTTGTCGCGGCAGGTGCAGAGACTATTCTGTCTCGTCCTCGTACCGACAATCCGTCCATCGAGGATCGCGCTGAGATGGCCAACGCATTTGGCGCTGACGTCTTCATCTCCCTGCAGGCTGACCACTATCACAACAACCGCGCCAGCGGTATTGCGACCTTTTACTTTGGCTCGATGAAGGGCTCCAACTCCATTCTGGGCGAACAGCTCTCTGGCCTTATCCAGCGAGAGATTGTTGCCCGTACGAGCCTGGTAGACTGCCGCTCGCACGCCCGTACCTGGGATCTCCTCCGTCTGACCAGGATGCCCACGGTGGAAGTCGCCGTTGGTTACCTGACCAACGAGGATGACGTCGCAATTCTTTCTTCCCCAGATCAGCGGGACGTAATTGCCGAATCTATCGTTGTCGCTGTAAAGCGTCTGTACCTGGGCGATGAAGAGCAGCAGCCAATGACCGGCGCTTACAGCTTTGCGCAGCTGATTGAAGAGGAAAAAGCCTAAACACGGCTGACCAATGAAACCCAGCGCTAAAGACTGAACAGCTTTGAGCGCATAAAGGGTTCTTTCGCACTTAGATCCAACGCATGGCCGATTTCTTCGTCCCAGTCCAATTCCGCATCCAACTCGATACGGAGTTTCGGATGAATCGGATGTGGAGTCACCACCCGAAACCCGGAGTCAAGAAGGGTTCGCGTACGAATCAAATCACCGGCGTTATGGTTAATCGCCGCCAACGAATCTGAAATACACGGCTTTGGATTCAGCTTTTCTTCGAGTTGCGCTTCGAAATCAGCGATTAGATTCTCCGTACCGTCGTCAGGCGTTGGCGACGACGGCGTGGATGCCGACATAGAATCCGCCGTGCCACTGCAACCAAACGCTTCTACCGCTGAAATCCCGCGCAGCGCGAGCTTGTGCAGAGCGGTCACAATGAGCACGCGGAGCATGTCATCGTCAACCTCTAAAGCGTTGTAATGCAGACTCGTCAGCGCAATCGCATCCGGCGATATTGGTCCGGAAGGCATGGAAAATGTCGTCGGGCAGAAGCGTGGCGGAGCAAAGAGCAGCGTGCCGACGGTCTCAAGTTTCCCATCGATAAGTGATGCCGGTGGCTTTCGTCGTAGTGAATATCCGCACGGTCCCCAGGAAAGGTAGACGGTATTGAGCCATGCTTCCTTCTCCAAGCGCACCTGGGCGGCTAAATCAGGGCTTAAATCGCCATTTAAGAGGCTTTCACTAGCTCCGCCTGGCCGAGTAGGGGGTTGGCCGTCCGAATGCTTTAAATCACCGTTGAGCGCTTCATCCTCTTCTGGCGTGCTGGGGTCCAAATTAGGTTCGCGCGGCTCAGTCGAGAACTGGGGTAGGGCAGTTGCTGTACGGATATGCTCCATGCCCTGTTCCCAAAACAGGCTTAACATCGTCTCTGGATAGATTCCTTCGATGTCGGCCAGCGAAATTTTCTCGATGAATACTTCAGTCACAGTAACCGGGTTTACTCTTCGTCGAGATGCATCAGTGACATGATGCGATCAAAGTCCTCGAGGTTGCCGAATTCGATAACGATTTTGCCCTTACGCTTGCCCATCTGGGCAGTCACCTTCGTATCAAAAGAATTGGACAGGCGGTCAGCCCAATTGTGAAGGACCTCCGGCTGCGGAGTGGGCTCGCGGTGCTGCTTTTTCGGTCGCTCGCCGGCATTGAGTAATGTCACTGCTTCTTCGGTCGCACGGACGGATAGTCCTTCAGCAACAATTCGCTCGGCGAGGCGCTGCTGTTCTTCCTTACCTGCCTTAACTCCAAGCAAGGCACGTGCGTGACCAGCCGACAGAACACCGACCGCTACTCGTCGCTGTACCTCCACCGGCAACTGCAAGAGTCGAATCATGTTGGTAATAACGGGCCGCGAGCGACCGATTCGATCCGCCAGCTCTGCCTGAGTTACACCAAACTCTTCGAGTAGCTGCTGGTACGCAGCGGCCTCTTCGAGTGGGTTCAGCTGAACGCGATGGATGTTCTCTAGTAGGGCATCGCGAAGCATGTCCTGGTTTGGAGTATCGCGAACGATGGCGGGAATCGTGTCGACCCCAGCTCGCTGAGAAGCACGCCAGCGCCGTTCACCCATGATGATTTCAAACTCGGGTTGCGGCGCGTTCGGATCTTCCTTGCGCGCTGCCTCGAGTGCGGCCGCACGACTATCCTCAGAGATTGGTCGTACGATAATCGGCTGCAATAGACCGAACTCACGAATAGAGTGAGCGAGCTCATTTAGGGGCTCCTCATCGAAGACCTCTCGTGGCTGCTTCGGGTTCGGCGTGATCAGCTTCAAGTTGATTTCGCGATAGGTCGCGCCAAACTCGTTTGCGGCCGAAGTGTCAACATCGGTCGGCTTGGCGCCGCTATGGTCCGCTACTCCCGATGTCGTCGAGGGCGATGTTTCACGTGAAACATCGCTACACTTACCAATAGTCTTATTGTCACTGTGACGTTTCTGCGCCTCATTGGTATGAGGTTTGCTCTGGCCGGATTTTGCAGATTTTCCGGCGTTTTTCCCTTCAGTCAACGAGGTGCCGGATCCCGTCGCGGCTGCCCCCAGTACGTCGGCAACTCCGCTACTTCCAGGCTGCTTCGTCCCCTGGGTACGGCGGGGACCGAAGATAATATCCGCGGCACTCTCACCTACCGAGGGGTTAGCCGCCGGAGCAGTTGGGATCAGCGCGGCGATACCGCGACCGAGCCCTCCCTTGCG
The sequence above is drawn from the Corynebacterium jeikeium genome and encodes:
- a CDS encoding N-acetylmuramoyl-L-alanine amidase is translated as MPEFLKVGDRSPRVAEVRSTLARLGLLPNWEGSAAEENSPQWSGDDDLFDEDMRNALLAFQQSRGVYADGIIRDSTLRLLREASYTLGTRVLSYDPLSQMTGEDVGVLQATLQELGFHDARVDGHFGPKTDASVREYQLNYGLEPDGICGPVTLRALSYLGRRVTGGSVNAFHEKEILRTMGPKLSGKRIVIDPGLGAGEPGIVVDGPYGQISEEEILWDLASRIEGRLVAAGAETILSRPRTDNPSIEDRAEMANAFGADVFISLQADHYHNNRASGIATFYFGSMKGSNSILGEQLSGLIQREIVARTSLVDCRSHARTWDLLRLTRMPTVEVAVGYLTNEDDVAILSSPDQRDVIAESIVVAVKRLYLGDEEQQPMTGAYSFAQLIEEEKA
- a CDS encoding ParB/RepB/Spo0J family partition protein, with the translated sequence MSNQKKENRKGGLGRGIAALIPTAPAANPSVGESAADIIFGPRRTQGTKQPGSSGVADVLGAAATGSGTSLTEGKNAGKSAKSGQSKPHTNEAQKRHSDNKTIGKCSDVSRETSPSTTSGVADHSGAKPTDVDTSAANEFGATYREINLKLITPNPKQPREVFDEEPLNELAHSIREFGLLQPIIVRPISEDSRAAALEAARKEDPNAPQPEFEIIMGERRWRASQRAGVDTIPAIVRDTPNQDMLRDALLENIHRVQLNPLEEAAAYQQLLEEFGVTQAELADRIGRSRPVITNMIRLLQLPVEVQRRVAVGVLSAGHARALLGVKAGKEEQQRLAERIVAEGLSVRATEEAVTLLNAGERPKKQHREPTPQPEVLHNWADRLSNSFDTKVTAQMGKRKGKIVIEFGNLEDFDRIMSLMHLDEE